In Massilia antarctica, the following are encoded in one genomic region:
- a CDS encoding fatty acid desaturase translates to MPQLGTLDGDLLTVAAWQRIALAALPVLTLAAFAALHAHGAYLALPLVMLMHFVVTVAYLHDVAHGSAGLDARATHWALFIVSVLVLQSGHSFRYTHLHHHAHCLEDDDLEGAPARGGLLGALLCGPLYLPRLWRESFRKIRPARDRRWMVSELATSLALALLALWLTRWSSGPLVYVGMAWIGGWFYPLATAYLPHYKPGSKPLEQARTMRGAIVPALFLNLTYHLEHHLYPQVPTMNLRRLSRRLDPHFAARGLRPTQVY, encoded by the coding sequence ATGCCGCAACTGGGCACCCTCGACGGCGACCTGCTGACGGTCGCCGCGTGGCAGCGCATCGCTCTCGCCGCCCTGCCCGTGCTGACGCTGGCTGCCTTCGCCGCGCTCCATGCGCACGGTGCTTATCTGGCGCTGCCGCTGGTAATGCTGATGCACTTCGTGGTCACGGTCGCTTATCTGCACGACGTGGCGCACGGCTCCGCAGGCCTCGATGCGCGCGCCACGCACTGGGCGCTGTTCATCGTCAGCGTGCTGGTGCTGCAAAGCGGGCATTCATTCCGCTACACGCACCTGCACCACCATGCCCACTGCCTGGAAGATGACGATCTGGAAGGCGCACCCGCGCGCGGCGGCCTGCTCGGCGCGCTGCTGTGCGGCCCGCTGTACCTGCCCCGCCTGTGGCGCGAATCATTCCGCAAGATCCGCCCGGCACGCGACCGGCGCTGGATGGTTTCTGAACTGGCCACCTCGCTGGCGCTGGCGCTGCTGGCCCTGTGGCTGACACGCTGGAGCAGCGGGCCGCTGGTCTATGTCGGCATGGCCTGGATCGGCGGCTGGTTCTATCCGCTGGCGACGGCGTATCTGCCGCACTACAAACCGGGCAGCAAGCCGCTCGAACAGGCCCGTACCATGCGCGGCGCCATCGTGCCGGCACTATTCTTGAACCTGACCTATCACCTTGAGCATCACCTGTATCCACAAGTGCCGACCATGAACCTGCGGCGCCTGTCGCGCCGGCTCGATCCGCACTTCGCGGCGCGCGGACTGCGGCCTACCCAGGTGTATTGA
- a CDS encoding HAD hydrolase-like protein → MDDRIAPPRLKYRLVIFDFDGTLADSFPFFQSVYNGLADKHGLKRIEGDQVALMRSMGTRDIMRHIGMPAWKMPVVAKSFIGLMSENAASIALFGGIADALLALADAGVALAVVSSNSEQNVHRVLGPGLSSLFSHFECGMSVFGKASRIRKVVRQSQVGAGEALYVGDQGTDAEASAKAGVAFGAVAWGYAPAETLRAHGPVEEFESVSAMLAICSAAGATLNTPG, encoded by the coding sequence TTGGATGACCGCATAGCGCCCCCGCGCCTGAAGTACCGTCTGGTCATTTTCGACTTCGACGGCACCCTGGCCGACTCGTTCCCTTTCTTCCAGAGCGTGTATAACGGCCTGGCGGACAAGCATGGCCTCAAGCGCATCGAGGGCGACCAGGTGGCGCTGATGCGCAGCATGGGCACGCGCGACATCATGCGCCACATCGGCATGCCTGCCTGGAAAATGCCGGTGGTCGCGAAAAGCTTCATCGGCTTGATGAGCGAGAACGCGGCCAGCATCGCCCTGTTCGGCGGCATCGCCGACGCCTTGCTGGCACTGGCCGATGCTGGCGTGGCGCTGGCGGTGGTGTCGTCCAACTCGGAGCAGAACGTGCACCGCGTGCTGGGGCCTGGGCTGAGTAGCCTGTTCAGCCACTTCGAGTGCGGCATGTCGGTGTTCGGCAAGGCTTCGCGCATTCGCAAAGTGGTCAGGCAAAGCCAGGTTGGCGCGGGCGAGGCGCTGTATGTGGGCGACCAGGGTACCGATGCCGAGGCCTCCGCTAAGGCCGGCGTGGCATTTGGCGCGGTGGCATGGGGGTATGCGCCGGCTGAGACATTGCGCGCGCATGGCCCGGTCGAAGAGTTTGAATCGGTATCGGCGATGCTGGCGATATGTTCAGCCGCGGGTGCGACGCTCAATACACCTGGGTAG
- a CDS encoding aldehyde dehydrogenase: MATTQANKQWHERAAALGIDGRAVIGGERVWARSEQRFDNLSPIDGRQLGLVARCDGLDIDAAVAAARAAFEDRRWAGQAPAARKRVMIRFADLILAHADELALLETLDMGKPIRYSQSVDVPAAANCIRWYGEAIDKVYDEIAPTGDNSLALITREPAGVVAAIVPWNYPMIMASWKIAPALAAGNSVILKPSEKSPLTALRLADIALEAGLPAGVFNVVPGYGHEAGAALALHMDVDCIGFTGSTKVGKQILQMAGQSNLKRAWTELGGKSANIVCADCPDLDAAVSAAIGSIYFNQGESCNAPSRLFVEASIKDAFLEKALALVPDFAPGDPLDEATIMGAIVDAAQMKTVMGYIEQGKQAGAKLLAGGDAARTDSGGFYVAPTLFDQVDGTMSIAREEIFGPVLSVLSFTDIDDAVRQANSTQYGLQAAVWTADLSKAIKTARALRAGTVHVNQYDGDDITVPFGGVRQSGNGRDKSLHALDKYTELKTTWIQIG, translated from the coding sequence ATGGCAACGACGCAAGCGAACAAGCAATGGCACGAACGGGCGGCAGCCCTTGGCATCGACGGACGCGCAGTCATCGGCGGGGAGCGCGTCTGGGCCAGGTCGGAACAGCGCTTCGACAATCTCTCGCCGATCGACGGCCGCCAGCTGGGCCTTGTCGCGCGCTGCGACGGCCTGGATATCGACGCGGCCGTGGCGGCGGCGCGCGCGGCGTTCGAGGACCGGCGCTGGGCCGGCCAGGCGCCGGCGGCGAGGAAGCGCGTCATGATCAGGTTCGCGGACCTGATCCTGGCGCATGCCGACGAACTGGCCTTGCTGGAGACGCTCGACATGGGCAAACCGATCAGGTACAGCCAGAGCGTGGATGTGCCGGCGGCGGCCAACTGCATCCGCTGGTACGGCGAGGCGATCGACAAGGTCTACGACGAAATCGCGCCCACGGGCGACAACAGCCTGGCCCTGATCACGCGCGAGCCGGCCGGCGTGGTGGCGGCCATCGTGCCGTGGAACTACCCGATGATCATGGCCTCCTGGAAGATCGCCCCGGCACTCGCCGCCGGCAACAGCGTGATCCTCAAACCGTCCGAAAAGTCGCCCCTCACGGCCCTGCGCCTGGCCGACATCGCGCTCGAAGCCGGGCTGCCGGCGGGTGTGTTCAACGTCGTTCCCGGCTACGGCCATGAAGCCGGGGCGGCGCTGGCGCTGCACATGGATGTCGATTGCATCGGCTTTACCGGCTCCACCAAGGTCGGCAAGCAGATTTTGCAGATGGCCGGGCAATCTAACCTCAAGCGCGCCTGGACCGAATTGGGCGGCAAGTCGGCCAACATCGTCTGCGCCGACTGCCCGGACCTCGATGCGGCGGTGAGCGCGGCCATCGGTTCGATCTACTTCAACCAGGGCGAGAGCTGTAACGCGCCTTCGCGCCTGTTCGTCGAAGCCTCGATCAAGGATGCATTCCTTGAAAAAGCGCTGGCGCTGGTGCCCGATTTCGCGCCGGGCGACCCGCTCGACGAAGCCACCATCATGGGCGCCATCGTCGACGCGGCCCAGATGAAAACCGTGATGGGCTACATCGAGCAGGGCAAGCAGGCTGGCGCCAAACTGCTGGCCGGCGGCGACGCCGCGCGCACCGACAGCGGAGGCTTTTACGTGGCGCCGACCCTGTTCGACCAGGTGGACGGTACGATGAGCATCGCGCGCGAAGAGATTTTCGGGCCGGTGCTGTCGGTGCTCAGTTTCACCGACATCGACGATGCCGTGCGCCAGGCCAATTCGACCCAGTACGGCTTGCAGGCAGCCGTGTGGACGGCCGACTTGAGCAAAGCGATCAAGACTGCGCGTGCCCTGCGCGCGGGCACTGTGCATGTGAACCAGTACGATGGCGACGACATCACGGTGCCGTTCGGCGGCGTCAGGCAGTCGGGCAACGGTCGCGATAAATCGCTGCACGCCCTGGACAAGTACACGGAACTCAAGACCACATGGATTCAAATTGGATGA